One window from the genome of Rhizoctonia solani chromosome 15, complete sequence encodes:
- a CDS encoding Retrovirus-related Pol polyprotein from transposon TNT 1-94: protein MSVIDEPPKTFKEAMERPDFHLWLAAMIDKINSITKHGVWKQANCPTDKNVVECRWVLTYKRGPNGKILLQLNIKTAFLHGDLDEEIYMEQPEGFRDNDKSVWQLVKALYGLKQAARAFYLRLREVLTRIGFTQCETDHAVFWQREDNKLAIILAHVDDMLLAGTPRSYLEDIKVDLAKSFDIVDLGEAQMFVGVKITRD from the exons ATGTCAGTAATCGACGAACCACCCAAGACGTTCAAAGAAGCAATGGAAAGGCCAGATTTTCACCTCTGGTTAGCTGCGATGATCGACAAAATCAACTCAATTACCAAACACGGAGTCTGGAAACAAGCAAATTGTCCAACAGATAAGAATGTTGTGGAATGTCGATGGGTTCTCACATATAAACGTGGACCCAATGGCAAAATC CTCCTTCAACTCAACATCAAGACTGCGTTCTTACATGGCGATTTAGACGAGGAGATATATATGGAGCAGCCTGAGGGGTTTCGCGACAATGATAAGTCAGTATGGCAACTCGTGAAGGCATTATACGGGTTGAAACAAGCGGCAAGAGCGTTTTACCTACGTTTGCGCGAGGTACTCACGAGAATTGGATTCACCCAATGCGAGACCGACCACGCCGTTTTTTGGCAAAGGGAAGACAATAAACTAGCAATAATATTAGCGCACGTCGACGATATGTTGCTTGCAGGCACACCAAGATCATACCTTGAAGACATAAAGGTCGATTTGGCTAAATCTTTCGACATAGTGGATCTAGGGGAGGCACAAATGTTTGTCGGAGTCAAGATAACGAGGGATTGA
- a CDS encoding Tyrosine kinase specific for activated yields MARTLQTARVSTGGKASRKQIKTPIAGGPASKAKCKSTAAQDESSLSSIQEVEDTTIYVSHAEFIPRQRKRRSRHPPEPSSSSLPARRSTRIRDAAKKKASGAQYSGTRVTSSASESCGTAINSTIEQPFYPVGNDRPRPFLPFARFDNDPELLSSIQDLNVPLLENAVWQPNSNGEGLRGGFGYVEKASWNKQDVAVKFLKSSQTVSGATRGKKSFRRELSAWRKLAHPNILPFLGVVVVDKMYLGMVSPYMPNGSAPKYISENPDADVLQILHDVAEGMSHLAGQKPPIAHGDLKGANVLVDQGGRACICDFGLSRFMKDFMSIDTTFGGTIRWMAPEQLRAETMIVSLPADIFSWGMLSLEVGWFLNISSTVDNFDTNS; encoded by the exons ATGGCGCGGACCTTGCAGACCGCCAGAGTATCGACCGGTGGGAAAGCATCGCGGAAACAAATAAAAACTCCAATAGCAGGGGGTCCAGCAAGTAAGGCTAAGTGCAAATCAACCGCTGCTCAAGATGAATCCAGCCTGTCGAGCATACAAGAAGTTGAAGATACGACGATCTATGTTTCTCACGCCGAGTTTATACCTAGACAACGAAAACGACGCTCAAGGCATCCGCCTGAACCTTCAAGCTCGTCGTTGCCGGCCCGTAGATCGACTCGAATACGGGACGCAGCAAAGAAGAAGGCTTCTGGAGCACAAT ACTCAGGTACTAGGGTAACGAGCTCGGCTTCCGAATCCTGCGGCACTGCCATAAACAGTACGATTGAACAACCGTTTTATCCCGTGGGCAACGACCGGCCCCGCCCATTCCTACCCTTTGCGCGGTTCGACAATGACCCAGAGTTACTCAGCAGTATACAGGACTTGAACGTGCCGCTTTTGGAGAATGCAGTCTGGCAGCCAAATAGCAACGGTGAAGGGTTGCGAGGCGGGTTCGGCTACGTTGAGAAGGCTTCATGGAATAAACAAGATGTCGCTGTAAAGTTCCTAAAGAGTTCTCAGACAGTTTCCGGCGCGACTAGAGGAAAAAAG TCATTTCGTCGAGAGCTTAGTGCCTGGAGAAAGCTTGCGCATCCTAATATCCTACCATTCCTtggggtggtggtggtagatAAGATGTACTTGGGAATGGTGTCGCCCTACATGCCAAATGGGTCTGCACCCAAATATATCAGCGAAAACCCGGATGCCGACGTGCTTCAAATT CTGCATGATGTGGCGGAAGGAATGAGCCATCTTGCGGGGCAGAAACCACCAATTGCGCATGGGGACCTAAAAGGA GCGAACGTGCTGGTCGACCAAGGAGGTCGTGCGTGCATCTGTGACTTTGGTCTATCACGATTCATGAAGGACTTCATGTCGATTGATACGACTTTTGGCGGCACTATCCG GTGGATGGCACCCGAACAGCTTCGTGCCGAAACAATGATAGTATCCCTTCCTGCGGATATCTTCTCGTGGGGAATGCTCTCACTCGAAGTGGGTTGGTTCCTCAATATATCAAGCACCGTTGACAACTTTGATACCAATAGTTAA
- a CDS encoding Gag-Pol polyprotein/retrotransposon codes for MAESLSLPKYNSPSVDRTLYQQGVGSLMYGMISTWPNIAYATGLLAQHAANPGKEHWSALLQVLRYLQATKDLGIVYDSSKNSELIGFVDADYAGDPHTSRSTTGWTFILAGGAIAWSLRKQPTISLSSTEAKYVAAASAAREILWIRSFLSELGFLTNGPTALLTNNQSSIALAKNPSNHQNTKHIRVKYHFIRELIAFKEIELKFIPTNEQVANVLTKPLGRLKFPKFITDMGSLVSEIGPCMPVCLHGWACRHDVECNWRVRDARAEDPEAEGGREENTVSALLGEAATDLVKAGFLGSVLVLGLV; via the exons ATGGCGGAATCGTTAAGCCTTCCGAAATACAACTCACCAAGCGTGGACCGCACTCTCTACCAACAAGGTGTTGGCTCACTTATGTACGGAATGATCTCAACTTGGCCCAACATCGCATACGCAACAGGACTGCTTGCTCAACATGCCGCAAATCCTGGGAAGGAGCATTGGTCAGCATTGCTACAAGTTCTACGGTACTTACAAGCCACAAAAGATCTTGGAATTGTGTACGACAGCTCTAAGAATTCAGAGCTCATCGGGTTCGTCGACGCAGATTACGCCGGAGATCCGCATACAAGTCGGTCCACGACTGGTTGGACATTCATTCTGGCAGGAGGTGCTATTGCATGGTCATTGAGAAAACAGCCGACGATATCTTTATCAAGTACTGAGGCCAAATACGTTGCGGCCGCAAGCGCGGCACGAGAAATTCTTTGGATTCGAAGTTTCCTATCCGAATTAGGTTTTCTTACGAACGGACCAACAGCTCTGTTAACCAACAATCAATCGTCTATTGCACTTGCAAAAAATCCGAGCAATCATCAAAATACAAAACATATACGAGTGAAGTATCATTTCATTCGCGAATTGATTGCATTCAAGGAGATAGAACTTAAATTTATCCCTACCAATGAACAAGTTGCCAACGTGCTTACAAAGCCCCTTGGACGACTTAAATTTCCAAAGTTCATTACAGATATGG GGTCTCTGGTTTCTGAGATCGGTCCATGTATGCCAGTATGCCTACATGGATGGGCCTGCCGCCACGATGTCGAGTGCAACTGGCGAGTGAGGGACGCCCGGGCCGAGGACCCCGAGGC GGAAGGAGGGCGGGAAGAAAACACAGTGAGCGCGTTGCTCGGCGAGGCTGCCACTGATCTCGTGAAGGCCGGCTTCCTAGGCTCGGTATTGGTCCTTGGGTTAGTATAA
- a CDS encoding GATA type zinc finger, translated as MAPFVLKFKGNKSFSPFSNLTDGDALTRTWKVCTKVAAHLEQGQRLENLSWRLWHLHNLMVDSDADNNAKSRREFKRLSRHTGERLDRDKNRDISDLQAPKFTAERLRQRAEEKERCRLASEKTARAMRGRGIRGMQYTFALKPAAATSTTTTVIKSKNNTPTPGLRPRRATDATKFDAPDTPHSGRPRSATTTATAAVASDIDIPPHDPNDADVDTEHDEDLDMEAPTLGLITAPGTNDSTPAQGLVSEADMLNLMEDGEASLLRFETLFGGFGPNHLLVNPHAPSFTQPALSYGEAAGSVTDSGDVSVGRPTFELQLDELLSDDAKNKSDQAHSDGASKPRMSRSNTNSSGYNTMGVMGVKPDADSVPLTQAYAHTSGFDSSASTNGPTTPTTMNATSFNWGGEGSPPLMPAQSAPTSPAFALRPVKYGQQSQDSQFAEAAATFSAGSYDFAPNLSGGVPPLSLPVSSYTTSPTTTSPTHNSASMNSRRNSNTGGHSRAHSTGNLTNTGGTYKHPATININTSNAGNSKTSTPTSSPTSRTHSTPSGSTNANGAPSATPPPTRGRSGSNALPLHGNTAPGGVKSECANCGANSTPLWRRGLNDELNCNACGLYCKLHKRPRPKTLRNSGGEGGSRNPGWHAPRGGNADGDNMGEPVSCYNCHTTATPLWRKDEEGRTLCNACGLYLKLHGERRPSSMKSDVIRKRSRHDARRPGNGNGSSSATPSASPGASRRASPTATSPTVNQDPATFSPSATSEQHMPYYGSYDYSHSSSGMMGADEQMYPSYAPSPSLMFGSSVNFGGQVGYNTQPYFGPFLPNMMDTSGESPNETGPPMTGSPTHTNSNGGMGMSSHTSSGAGRPPAHKKRRMSTADTLASSTSGSERSDGTPSFLDDLANPNVPDPSRASPSATFIPNNYQYTSFSPSLTYPNLPGNDPSGNNLSYFHPPMVLPWLHNDVLTNVGAKPEPIDEPMNSGELSIN; from the exons ATGGCCCCGTTTGTGCTGAAATTCAAG GGAAACAAATCGTTCTCCCCCTTCTCCAATCTGACCGACGGCGACGCCCTGACCCGCACCTGGAAGG TATGCACCAAGGTTGCCGCCCACCTCGAACAGGGACAGCGTCTGGAGAACCTCAGCTGGCGTCTCTGGCACTTGCACAATCTCATGGTCGACTCGGATGCCGACAACAATGCCAAGTCTCGTCGCGAGTTCAAGCGCCTATCTCGTCATACTGGTGAACGT CTCGATCGCGACAAAAACCGAGACATTAGTGACCTCCAGGCCCCCAAGTTCACCGCCGAGCGCCTCCGCCAGCGGGCCGAAGAAAAGGAGCGCTGCCGCCTTGCGAGCGAGAAGACTGCCCGTGCTATGCGTGGTCGCGGCATACGAGGAATGCAGTACACATTCGCCTTGAAGCCCGCCGCCgctacttccaccactaccaccgtCATCAAGTCCAAGAATAACACTCCTACCCCCGGGCTCCGCCCTCGCCGAGCGACCGACGCGACCAAGTTCGACGCACCGGACACACCACACTCCGGCCGTCCCCGGAGCGCTACTACTACCGCGACTGCTGCGGTCGCCTCGGACATCGACATCCCACCCCACGATCCCAACGACGCAGACGTCGATACCGAGCACGACGAGGACCTTGATATGGAAGCACCCACTCTTGGTCTCATTACCGCACCTGGTACCAACGATTCGACTCCCGCTCAGGGGCTCGTCAGTGAAGCCGATATGCTCAACCTCATGGAAGACGGCGAGGCAAGCCTACTCCGATTCGAAACACTCTTTGGCGGGTTTGGGCCCAACCACCTGCTCGTCAATCCCCACGCGCCTTCTTTTACCCAGCCGGCTCTCTCTTATGGAGAAGCTGCCGGGTCTGTCACCGATTCAGGCGACGTGAGCGTTGGCCGTCCTACTTTTGAGCTCCAACTTGACGAGCTGCTCAGCGACGACGCCAAGAACAAGTCTGACCAGGCCCATTCCGACGGAGCATCTAAACCTCGCATGTCTCGTAGCAATACTAACTCTAGCGGGTACAATACCATGGGAGTCATGGGGGTCAAGCCTGACGCAGATAGTGTCCCTCTCACTCAAGCCTATGCCCATACATCCGGCTTTGACAGTTCCGCCAGCACCAACGGACCAACGACTCCTACTACCATGAACGCCACCAGCTTCAATTGGGGTGGAGAGGGCTCTCCGCCTCTCATGCCGGCCCAGTCCGCCCCCACCAGTCCTGCGTTTGCGCTTCGTCCCGTCAAGTATGGCCAGCAATCCCAAGACTCGCAATTCGCAGAAGCGGCTGCGACGTTTAGTGCTGGGTCTTATGACTTTGCGCCCAATCTTTCAGGCGGCGTTCCTCCGCTCAGCCTCCCCGTCTCGTCGTATACCACTTCGCCCACAACCACATCCCCCACGCATAATTCCGCCTCCATGAACTCGCGCCGCAACTCGAATACTGGCGGACACTCGCGCGCGCATAGCACCGGGAACTTGACTAACACCGGAGGCACATACAAGCACCCAGCGACCATTAACATCAACACCTCCAACGCTGGCAACTCAAAAACATCGACTCCCACATCCTCCCCCACGAGTCGAACCCATTCTACGCCCAGCGGAAGCACCAATGCCAATGGCGCACCGAGCGCAACGCCTCCACCCACTCGCGGTCGGAGCGGGAGCAACGCTCTACCTCTACATGGAAACACCGCACCTGGAGGCGTCAAGAGTGAATGCGCCAACTGTGGTGCAAATTCGACGCCGCTTTGGAGGCGAGGCCTAAATGATGAGTTGAATT GTAATGCGTGCGGATTGTATTGCAAACTTCACAAGCGTCCCAGGCCCAAGACGCTGCGCAACAGCGGTGGCGAGGGTGGCTCTAGGAACCCTGGCTGGCATGCTCCAAGAGGCGGGAACGCTGATGGAGACAATATGGGCGAGCCTG TCTCGTGTTACAACTGCCACACAACCGCAACCCCGCTCTGGCGAAAAGATGAAGAAGGCCGAACGCTTTGTAATGC ATGTGGTCTCTA TTTGAAGCTCCATGGCGAACGGCGCCCTTCGTCGATGAAATCCGACGTCATTCGTAAGCGCTCGCGGCACGACGCGCGACGGCCCGGGAACGGGAACGGTTCGTCCTCGGCTACGCCATCGGCCAGTCCGGGTGCGAGCAGACGCGCCTCTCCAACAGCAACGTCCCCGACCGTGAACCAAGACCCGGCGACGTTTTCGCCGAGCGCAACAAGCGAGCAACACATGCCGTACTATGGCTCATACGACTATTCGCATAGCAGTTCAGGGATGATGGGTGCCGACGAACAAATGTATCCGTCCTACGCACCTTCGCCTTCGCTTATGTTTGGCTCTTCGGTCAACTTTGGTGGCCAGGTGGGATACAACACCCAGCCATACTTTGGTCCATTCTTGCCCAACATGATGGACACATCGGGCGAATCCCCCAACGAAACTGGGCCACCAATGACGGGCAGTCCAACGCATACGAATTCCAATGGCGGAATGGGCATGAGTTCACACACGAGCAGTGGGGCCGGACGTCCGCCGGCGCACAAGAAGCGCAGGATGTCAACAGCCGATACGCTCGCTTCGTCCACGTCTGGATCTGAGCGCTCCGACGGCACGCCTTCGTTCTTGGATGATCTCGCGAACCCAAACGTCCCAGACCCGTCTCGTGCGTCACCGTCGGCGACATTTATCCCGAACAACTACCAGTACACTTCGTTTTCGCCTTCGCTGACGTATCCCAACCTACCTGGGAACGATCCGAGCGGGAATAATCTGTCCTACTTTCATCCGCCAATGGTCCTCCCGTGGCTACACAATGACGTATTGACCAACGTCGGAGCCAAGCCCGAGCCAATCGACGAGCCCATGAACTCTGGAGAACTCTCGATAAATTAA
- a CDS encoding phospholipid-translocating P-type ATPase, translating to MSRKGKNRRPNVPEDEVALLAEEDNLPSGSGIQAEQPTNKMSKDKSRTIPFRPSQSLRSKYPPNVVRNQKYTVITFLPLVIYAQFKFFFNLYFLLVALSQFVPALKIGFIATYIAPLAFVLSVTMGKEAWDDILRNRRDREANAQRYLILEPDSTPLASNSSTGFPPTRATPSSQLQVGDLVQLTQNQRVPADMILLRTSDPSGTCFVRTDQLDGETDWKLRVAVPACQSLHDDWSLLGVSAEVYADAPIKDIHTFIGTFTLHSTSSEPDTEQQVPQVTPLTAENMLWSNTVLAAGSAIGMVVYTGKETRAVMNTSHPETKVGLLDLEINRILCAVTFALSVLLVALNGFRGQWYIYVFRFLILFSSIIPISLRVNLDMGKTVYAHQIESDSEIPGTIVRTSTLPEELGRIEYLLSDKTGTLTQNEMEMRKLHLGTISYGADAMDEVAHQLVVAFGSEHSTGRTSKRQGSLVTGVQLASRGRRDISSRVRDVVLALALCHNVTPVTNDDGTVTYQASSPDEVAIVKWTESVGLTLTSRTRTQIELQTPDGTTLVYSVLALFPFTSESKRMGIVVQSMETHEIMFVQKGADTVMARLVQRSDWLEEETANMAREGLRTLVCGRRRLTSEEWAAFETAHKAASVRLEGRAEAMAAVVGEHLERGLELLGLTGVEDKLQEDVRATIELLRNAGIRIWMLTGDKVETATCIAISTKLVARNQYIHQIAKLKSPDQARDQLDFLQSKLDCCLVIDGESLQLCLSHFENEFIEIATKLTAVVACRCSPTQKADVARLIRRYTRKRVCCIGDGGNDVSMIQASDVGVGIVGKEGKQASLAADFSVTQFSYLTKLLVWHGRNSYKRSAKLAQFVIHRGLIISVMQAVFSAIFYFAPIALYQGWLMVGYATVYTMAPVFSLVLDRDVNEDLALLYPELYKELTKGRSLSFKTFFTWCVISVYQGIARSRGAIMIMSLLLFENEFLNIVAISFTALVLNELIMVALEITTWHLYMVIAEIVTLIFYAISMAFLPEYFDLSFVVSLRFAWKVALIVCVSSVPLWLIKTVRSRVRPATYSKLT from the exons ATGTCACGCAAAGGCAAGAACCGCCGGCCCAATGTTCCAGAAGACGAAGTCGCGCTGTTAGCCGAGGAGGACAATTTGCCCAGTGGATCTGGTATACAA GCGGAGCAACCAACGAACAAGATGTCTAAAGATAAAAGTCGAACTATCCCGTTCCGACCTAGCC AATCTCTCCGATCCAAGTACCCTCCGAATGTAGTGCGCAACCAGAAATATACGGTTATAACCTTCCTCCCCCTCGTTATCTATGCGCAGTTCAAATTTTTCTTCAACTTATATTTCCTTTTGGTTGCACTTTCCCAATTTGTGCCCGCTCTGAAGATTGGATTCATCGCGACATATATTGCACCACTTGCTTTTGTTCTATCTGTGACCATGGGAAAAGAGGCATGGGATGACATTCTTCGCAATAGGCGAGACAGAGAAGCTAATGCACAACGCTACTTAATTCTTGAGCCTGATTCGACCCCGCTGGCCTCCAACTCATCCACTGGGTTCCCCCCTACCCGCGCCACACCATCTTCTCAACTCCAAGTTGGAGATCTTGTTCAACTCACCCAGAACCAACGAGTTCCTGCTGACATGATACTCTTGCGTACTTCTGATCCTTCTGGGACTTGCTTTGTTCGAACAGATCAACTAGATGGTGAAACCGACTGGAAACTAAGAGTTGCTGTACCTGCTTGCCAATCATTGCACGATGACTGGTCGCTGTTGGGTGTGTCCGCGGAAGTATACG CCGATGCCCCAATCAAGGACATACATACATTTATTGGAACTTTTACGCTTCATTCAACATCCTCTGAGCCTGATACTGAGCAGCAAGTTCCTCAAGTCACACCGCTTACTGCAGAAAATATGCTTTGGTCGAATACCGTGCTTGCAGCAGGAAGTGCGATTGGAATGGTCGTATATACTGGAAAAGAAACCCGTGCTGTAATGAATACCTCGCATCCCGAAACCAAGGTCGGATTGCTGGATCTAGAAATAAATCGG ATCCTTTGCGCCGTCACGTTTGCCCTTTCTGTCCTTTTAGTCGCCCTCAACGGTTTCCGAGGACAATGGTACATCTACGTTTTCCGGTTCTTAATCCTCTTCTCTAGTATAATACCGATCAG CTTGCGGGTCAATCTGGACATGGGAAAGACTGTCTACGCCCATCAAATCGAATCAGACTCCGAAATACCTGGAACTATAGTTAGAACTAGCACACTACCAGAAGAACTTGGTCGAATTGAATATCTTTTGAGCGATAAAACGGGTACTCTTACGCAGAACG AAATGGAGATGCGAAAACTTCATCTGGGTACTATTTCTTATGGTGCCGACGCTATGGACGAAGTCGCACATCAATTAGTCGTGGCCTTTGGCTCGGAGCATTCCACGGGGCGCACTTCGAAGCGCCAGGGTTCGCTAGTTACTGGTGTACAACTTGCCTCTCGTGGACGAAGAGACATATCTTCTCGTGTGCGCGATGTAGTCCTAGCATTAGCATTATGCCATAAT GTCACTCCTGTTACCAATGACGATGGTACAGTAACTTATCAAGCTTCTTCGCCCGACGAAGTTGCCATCGTCAAATGGACCGAGTCTGTTGGGCTCACTCTTACCTCTCGGACTCGAACGCAGATTGAGCTCCAAACACCTGACGGAACAACGCTCGTCTACAGTGTTCTTGCCCTATTTCCCTTTACGTCTGAATCCAAACGCATGGGCATCGTCGTCCAAAGCATGGAAACTCACGAAATCATGTTCGTCCAGAAAGGTGCTGACACGGTCATGGCTCGGCTCGTACAGCGATCGGACTGGCTCGAAGAAGAAACCGCCAACATGGCTCGGGAAGGGCTCCGAACTCTTGTCTGTGGTCGGAGAAGACTCACATCTGAAGAATGGGCTGCGTTTGAAACGGCGCATAAGGCCGCCAGCGTACGCCTAGAAGGCCGTGCGGAAGCCATGGCTGCTGTGGTAGGGGAACATCTGGAACGTGGGCTGGAGTTGCTGGGCCTAACTGGGGTAGAAGATAAACTCCAAGAGGACGTAAGGGCGACGATCGAACTCTTGCGGAACGCCGGGATTCGAATATGGATGCTCACAGGTGACAAGGTCGAGACTGCGACGTGTATTGCGATCTCTACAAAACTAGTGGCACGGAACCAGTACATTCATCAAATAGCCAAAC TAAAAAGTCCAGATCAAGCAAGGGACCAGCTAGACTTTTTACAGTCAAAGTTAGATTGCTGCCTAGTAATTGACGGCGAATCCCTTCAG CTTTGTTTGAGCCACTTTGAGAACGAGTTCATCGAAATAGCAACCAAGCTGACTGCGGTGGTCGCTTGCCGCTGCTCGCCTACTCAAAAGGCTGACGTAGCGCGGCTTATTCGACGCTATACTCGTAAGCGTGTCTGCTGCATTGGCGATGGCGGAAACGATGTGAGCATGATTCAGGCCTCGGACGTTG GCGTTGGTATTGTTGGCAAAGAGGGAAAGCAAGCATCACTTGCTGCCGACTTTTCGGTGACGCAGTTTAGTTACCTGACTAAACTACTGGTATGGCACGGTCGTAATTCATACAAGCGCTCAGCGAAGCTCGCGCAGTTTGTCATTCACCGAGGTCTTATCATCTCGGTCATGCAGGCGGTATTCTCGGCGATATTCTATTTTGCGCCAATCGCACTCTACCAAGGGTGGTTAATGGTAGGCTATGCGACGGTCTATACTATGGCGCCTGTGTTCTCGCTGGTCCTTGACCGAGATGTCAACGAAGATCTCGCGCTCTTGTATCCCGAACTGTACAAGGAATTGACCAAG GGCCGATCCTTGTCATTCAAGACATTCTTTACGTGGTGTGTGATAAGTGTGTACCAAGGTATAGCTCGCTCTC GGGGAGCGATTATGATCATGTCTCTTCTGCTCTTCGAAAACGAGTTCCTTAACATCGTCGCCATCTCATTTACGGCTCTCGTTTTGAATGAACTTATCATGGTGGCGCTAGAGATTACGACTTG GCATCTGTACATGGTGATCGCCGAGATTGTCACTCTGATATTCTATGCAATTAGCATGGCGTTCCTGCCCGAGTATTTTG ACTTGTCATTTGTGGTGTCACTACGGTTTGCCTGGAAAGTGGCcctgattgtatgcgtcAGTTCGGTTCCGCTGTGGCTCATCAAAACTGTCCGAAGTCGAGTACGGCCGGCGACGTACAGTAAGCTCACTTGA
- a CDS encoding Copia-like polyprotein/retrotransposon, with amino-acid sequence MVRKGAVKGMDIIGSRSPPELICGPCIQGKQTRAPFSKSQNHALELLELMHSDLCGPLPIKAIGGFRYFSVTIDNKLRMMFVNILKSKDEYPLRFKELKASVENLIGNKIKILRTNGGGKYQSKEFESWMRTNGIQHQVTKPDSSESNGVAERAIRTINDCQQTIRIDMNMADRFWGYAVIYAAYLWNITPKRFLNGRTPQEIFTGKVPDVSQIRIFGCKAWARVPDNKQTKLQARSIKCQYLGFAPNQKAHILVERSSGKILTSQDVVFDKGGESRQQIIIEDFEKPKWNAEQVGDEKESKTHTREVEISVSKTDEKIQRDGPMVKIDSESKASTTSPHQSRAQSPETCKPTPEPPA; translated from the coding sequence ATGGTCAGAAAAGGCGCAGTTAAAGGCATGGATATAATAGGAAGTCGCTCACCTCCCGAATTGATCTGCGGCCCATGTATACAAGGCAAACAAACCCGCGCGCCGTTCTCTAAGTCCCAAAACCACGCCTTGGAGCTACTTGAGCTCATGCACAGTGATCTATGCGGTCCGTTACCCATCAAAGCCATCGGCGGATTCCGATATTTTTCAGTTACAATTGACAATAAATTGCGAATGATGTTCGTGAATATCCTGAAGAGTAAGGACGAATACCCATTGCGATTCAAGGAATTAAAAGCGTCAGTCGAAAACTTAATCGGGAATAAAATCAAGATACTACGTACCAATGGCGGCGGCAAATACCAATCCAAAGAATTCGAGAGCTGGATGCGTACGAATGGGATACAGCATCAAGTGACCAAACCTGACTCATCGGAGAGTAACGGTGTGGCTGAAAGAGCCATTCGTACCATAAACGATTGTCAGCAAACGATTCGAATCGACATGAACATGGCAGATCGATTCTGGGGATATGCGGTCATTTATGCAGCGTACCTATGGAATATTACTCCAAAACGATTCCTAAATGGGCGGACCCCTCAAGAAATCTTCACCGGAAAGGTCCCCGACGTATCGCAAATCCGCATATTTGGTTGCAAGGCATGGGCACGCGTACCCGACAATAAACAAACCAAGCTACAAGCAAGGTCAATCAAATGCCAATATTTAGGGTTTGCGCCAAATCAAAAGGCACACATACTGGTAGAGCGGTCAAGCGGGAAGATCCTCACCTCACAAGATGTCGTATTTGACAAGGGCGGTGAATCACGTCAACAAATTATCATCGAGGATTTTGAAAAGCCCAAATGGAACGCCGAGCAAGTGGGCGACGAGAAAGAATCAAAAACACATACCAGGGAAGTTGAAATTTCAGTCTCGAAAACAGATGAGAAAATTCAAAGAGACGGACCTATGGTCAAAATTGATTCGGAGTCCAAAGCATCTACTACATCGCCTCACCAATCGCGCGCACAGTCCCCGGAGACTTGCAAGCCAACGCCTGAACCTCCTGCTTGA